The window GTATTCAGTCGATCAATTTCTTTTTCCAATGCTTCCTTCTCCTTAACAAATGGCAATTACTCAAGAAAGTTAGAGAAATTATTTTGTTCCAAAAATTAAGATCTATTATTGTCTTCAAAGTGTAACATTTCTTTCAATGTTTCTGAAGATCTATTATCTGGTATCTATATCATAACGCTCAAATTAACTCCAACTGTGAGCCAAAATGGTAGCTGTGAGTAGTGACAGGTGAATTCCTGTAAATTTTTTCATGGGCTGATAACTAGTTATTTGCAATTACAAGTGTGGTGGCTAAAtgcaatttatatttaaaaacaacaaaaaacaaataatctTGCAAGGTAGTAAGACATTGATAGTACAAGCAATCTATATCACATCAATTAGCCACTATAATCACCATTTGAAGCAATATGATCATTACTTTTTATTCATTGACAATTTAAAGGTATTAGTGCATGAGAAGAACCACTTTAAAGTTAAAATTAGAGCCTATTCATCTTACGAGATGTTGAAAAATAGTATCACTTTATATATTTTCAATAAATTGTAaaattacacatttttttatgttattatatGGTACtatgttcttattatttttattacattaaaacaaaaacttatattcatttctgtcatttttgtCACACTTGCATATCAGTATATATGACACCCAAATGATTTAAGATTGCTGTTTTATTTAGCATATAAATCCTTCCTCCCaacatttttgcacataaaaacTTTTCATCAAATTTTTGTGCTCTACTTCATACAGTCGTAACAAGTAAGACTTAAATCAAAGCTCACATAAGAAAATAAGAATTGACTTAACACGCATGACAATTATTCAAAGATATCAATTAAACACCTAAAATTATCATACCTGTGTATCTACTGGTTGTGCTCGCTGTACTAACTCCAGGGCTTGTGTCTATAAACAAGAGAAGGATATTAGGATACATCAAATATTGAAAAAAGAAGTGTTGTTTGTAGAAGATACCAACCTTGGCATTTATATTTTGATCCAAAGCTTGCAAAGTTCTGACAGCATAATCATTTCTTTCTTCAATGTTACTTGGCATtgctaataaaaattaatatgttATAGTGAAATCTTTCTTCTTCGtgtaaaatgaaatcaaaattaCTGTATTCAACACAAAcatgaaaatatttgaattttaaaattacctGCTTTCAGTGCTTCAGCATTTCTCTAAATAATAGTAAGAGCAATTAGTAAAATAAGTTCAAAAGTAAAGAAGTTAGAACTAATAAaaccaaaaaagaaaatcttttaaCCCTTTCTTTAAATCCAAAACCATCATTCCAATCTCTCAAAGTCACAGGATCATCCTCTTTTGACCGATGTGCTCTCAGTTCATCCATTGCAGATTCTGATGCACAAACAAATTCTGTATAATCATGACTTAAGACAAACTCTCTGTAGAAACTATTCTCCATTTTAtcataaacaattttttgagCTTCATAAAAATACTCTGGACTACCATTTCCtgaaaacaaaatagaagattTAAACCAGCATATCATGTATATaaacttattaaatttttttaattacacttTTGTTTTCTCACCATAAATAAATTCTTCCATTCCTCGAACCAATCGTGATTCAAATTTGATAACTTTGGCAGCAGAAGGAGTGACATATTCTTGGAATATTTGATCAGCACTGGATTGTAGGTCTGGTAGCTTCATTAATCTTAACTTTTCTGTGGCAACCCAAAAACtaaatatcaaaaattaatttgagCTTAGCAACAGAATGCCCATcccttaatataaaaaagatctAAACAAGTTCCATCAAGGAAATTGAATTATGATTTTGAAAATCAGCATTAGTCACTTTGCACttgaataatttcaaaaaagttaacaaaattaACGATTAAATAcattgtaatttaaaaatttaattcgatttaaaaattaaacattgaGAACTGCTATAATCAAGCTCTGGTTGTAAATAATTTTATGCAAAGCATGTTGTAACATAACCCAAATGAGATATGAACAATGACAGAGATTTtcctaaagtatacaaaaattAAAGTCATTCAAGCCTAGAAATCAAATTAGAAAACCTTCATTTTACAAGCATGCTATATGTGTATGTTTTTCCATCCATGTCCTGAAAATTGGATGGATCATATGTACATACCTTAACAAATTTCCACTTCTTTGTCGTTGCATGTACATCATAAAGAAACTCCTTGCTAAGCTATTCTCTAAAATATCTCCAAATGCTAGGATCTTACTTGACTTTTGTCGTTCTCGTTTAAATGCTTCTTTACCATTATTTCCAGTGCCCTCAAAAAATCGACCATGTCCTAAGCCATACACACGATAATCTGGTCCACCTAGATTTCGTATTCTTTTTTCACACTGGGACTTTGATACTCTGCATTGATTTATGTATCTTTTCAAATTACGATCTCGAAGCGCATCCTTCTTATTCTGTTTGGCATTGCTTTGAGTGCCATCTTGTTGTAAAACGTCCTTGGAATTATGAATAACAGTGGCTTGCATAATCTCTGCAATTGTGTGATACCTGTGGAGTAAAGATTTAATATTACGTTATCtttactaaattttaaaaactgaaactaaacaaacaaaaccCAAATCTCCCAGGAGATTGCACGTTATACACAATAATTATGGATATAGGTGTGATTATAATGGTGCTTTCGATAACAAAACCTCCTTTTTAAATTGGTTTTCAGACAGACAGCAAATATTATTAAACAGATGAAGCAGGTGTGGAATCAGGAATAAAAGTTTGCCTGAAATGTGAATTATGTTTTAATTCGTATTTGTGctaattttaaatacttttgtaaaaaaaaatcaccttATCTGCTTTAGTGTGTCAATATCTGTTGTAGTGTTTATCATTTTAATAAACTCTTCATATGTTTCAGCATACGCATATTTCTGTTTTTGTGTTTCAGTGATCTTCTCTCTGTCCTCAAGATATATAACAAGAGTTTGATTGATATAATCAGGATCACACACTGAATCAGCTGTGGCCAAGAAAACAAAGCGAGCAACAATCTCACGTAAAATGTATCTCATTGCAGAACAGTCTGAATTGCTTTCAGGTAGCAAGGAGAACAGTAGTACTTCAGCACATGTTCTTAAGTATTTTATCTCAGAATCCTTATCCTTCAAGCATGGATGTAGTAGAAATGGTGTTGTCTGACCTGGAAATTTGCGAGCATCTGAAAGTCTCAAGTCATGAAAATGGTTATATAACAGCAATATTAAGTCATTGCACAAAAAATTAAGGTTATCTACATTATGAAGtcgagttattaaatttttaacgaTTGTCCACACTTCTTTATTTACTATCTCTACAAATGCTGTTTCATCTTTTCCAATATCACTGAACCAAGACAAGCAGTAATCTCGAATTGTTAAGTCAATAACTTCCTGCACAACCTTATCTAAATCCTTTGATATCACTAGatgattttgaaaataatgtttgttatattttttggttattttCTCCATGAATTTAGTTACATTTTGTTGCTCCAGAGTAGGCAAAGGAGCGGGTGGCTCTCGATGAGGACCTCGGCAAAGCACTAGGGAAAGTCCAGATATTATACTAAAaaacacaattaacaaaaacaatatccATGAAACGACAGTTTGTAACAAACCACTGGAATAAGAAACAGCtatcaaaattattataattGGGCCAGTGAGTTTCAGATTGTTTTTCTTCATCCATAGAAAATGACATAAGTTGACAATATTCTGTAAACCTGGCATCTTTACATTAgatctaaaaaataacaatataaaCAGTTAAAACCACTATCACACAGAAAAAGCTGCTTGCCATACCTGGTTTTGTTTCTTACATAAGCACATCAGATTGGTTTGAAATGGTACAGTAAGACAGGATTTTCTTCCAGGTGTTATTTACATGTATT is drawn from Hydractinia symbiolongicarpus strain clone_291-10 chromosome 8, HSymV2.1, whole genome shotgun sequence and contains these coding sequences:
- the LOC130654428 gene encoding sorting nexin-25-like: MPGLQNIVNLCHFLWMKKNNLKLTGPIIIILIAVSYSSGLLQTVVSWILFLLIVFFSIISGLSLVLCRGPHREPPAPLPTLEQQNVTKFMEKITKKYNKHYFQNHLVISKDLDKVVQEVIDLTIRDYCLSWFSDIGKDETAFVEIVNKEVWTIVKNLITRLHNVDNLNFLCNDLILLLYNHFHDLRLSDARKFPGQTTPFLLHPCLKDKDSEIKYLRTCAEVLLFSLLPESNSDCSAMRYILREIVARFVFLATADSVCDPDYINQTLVIYLEDREKITETQKQKYAYAETYEEFIKMINTTTDIDTLKQIRYHTIAEIMQATVIHNSKDVLQQDGTQSNAKQNKKDALRDRNLKRYINQCRVSKSQCEKRIRNLGGPDYRVYGLGHGRFFEGTGNNGKEAFKRERQKSSKILAFGDILENSLARSFFMMYMQRQRSGNLLSFWVATEKLRLMKLPDLQSSADQIFQEYVTPSAAKVIKFESRLVRGMEEFIYGNGSPEYFYEAQKIVYDKMENSFYREFVLSHDYTEFVCASESAMDELRAHRSKEDDPVTLRDWNDGFGFKERRNAEALKAAMPSNIEERNDYAVRTLQALDQNINAKTQALELVQRAQPVDTQEKEALEKEIDRLNTERRHLEFHIERTDLWCEMLGHWKATISNVQYHSENEQPLFVICVSCDDSAENIRDPGATTTGWVVVRELEDFKRLHGKLKECCTWMSKELPVSSKRWYKKQASDSLESLKSSLQEYLTIILGDERLCQSDEVYTFLIPSPEYLRGQSFKSSVQKEKKNPLSFISNIKGSFQNMSFPDILVDAVEADELDTGIDESTQESKDSIAEPMYRLIGEVFELKGVFKILRKTLITFVQITFGGTINRHLREFISWLVSEPMMIYYIDNFKQSMWPKGILAPYPPPRTDLEKLRTREQAKEKMMKSIPDVLANLVGKRNGKLGFMKLFEAIQDLQTNKHLFYVMLELIIVTICPEVKSKEVLASLEKKIGKTTTNITANDIESPTFTPEFNDFGDYQKNKL